The nucleotide window GCATACTCGACGACGCCGTGGCGGATCGCCTCTCGGAAGATCGCCGCCGAAAAATCTCCCTCAGCGAGTTCGCGCCGCCAGGTCGTCACCCAGTTGCCGATCCGCCAGAGGCGCTCGCACTCGGTCACGAGTTCCCGAAATCGCCGGTACTCGGCGGCGTCGATCGACGGGCCGTACGCCAGATCGACGTGGAAGAAGGGCAGCGCGCCGATCGCGGTGGTCTCGTACGCCCAGCCGTCGGCGCGGTTGTACAATCCTGGTGACTCGGCGGCCACCCGAGCGTGGTCCATCGCGACCAGACTGGCCCGGAGATCGAACGACACCGGCGCTCGCAGCGCTGGCCCGTTCGGTGCGGCCTCGAATCGCTCCAGAAAGCCCGTGAGTGCGCGCTCGGCCGCCCGGACGGCGTCGCTCGCCTCCGAGAGGACCCTCTCGTCGGGTGACTGGCCGGGCATCGTCGCGCGAGCGAGTTCCCAGAACGCACGTCCGTCGCCGTCTCTCTCAGCGATGTCGTCCACGAGTGTCGTGAACGCGGCGGCGAAAAAACGCGTCTCCTGGACCGCATCGCGCCGATCGGCGGGGACCTCGGGGAGCGTCAGCACGTCACCACAGACGTAATAGATCCACTGCCAGACGAACGGGCGGCGCCCACCGACGTCCAGCCCATCGAAGATCCTCTCAACAGCCGCCGGCAGCGATGTCTCTTCGATCGTCCGGCGGAGTCGACGGCCGACGCGATCGTCGTAGCCGACGTCGAACGTCGGCGTCGTGTCGGTCGCCGTGACCTGCCGGACGCTCGGCGCTTCGACGGCGATCGCATCGCTTCTGGTCTCGATGTCGGGGTCGAAAGACATACATCTGATAATCCAATCACTACAATAGGTAATTATGGTATATATAATGATAACAAATACGGGAATCTGACTCTCTTCTTCGTCGAAAGCATCTGCTATCCGTCACGAGCCGGACGAGTTCAGGGTCGATGCGGTCGTCTCGGCTCCGTCCATAAATTTAGCCGTTTGGACCGGTCGATTTTATGACGTGGTTCAATGGACCAACGCACGTTTGTTCGGTAATTTATAATTAATTATAGGAGGGGTTCGCTGCTCTTCGGAGGTATGATGTCGACTGAATTCGACCCGATCCAGCACCACCCCGACGCCGAGGCACAGGGCCGATATCTCCAGCACTTTCTTCAGAGCACCGAGGACGTCTTGCCAGCGCTCAGACGGCGGACACAGGACGTACTCGCCGCGAAAGGGATCGAGGACGTCGATCGAGAGGCCTACTATCCGATCGAGGACGTCGCGGGCGTGTTTCAGAACATCGCTGCCTCGATGGGCGAACGGACGCTGAGTCGCGGCGCCGAGAAGATGGGGCTCGATCTGCCCGTCCCGGCGTCGGTCGACAGCCCCCATGCCGCTCTCGAACGTCTCGACGACCGCCACCGAGAGAGCTGTCGAATCTCACCGGACGCCGACGAATCGGGACCGGCCGCCACGGACCCGGCGGGCGGGTACGACGTCACGTTCGTCGACCCGGCCACCGCCCGGGTCGCCATCACCGACCGGTATCCGTTCCCCGACGTGATGGCCGGGGGCATCGTCCGCGGCGCGGTGAACCGACTGACCGACGCGAACACGTCCGTCCGGACCGAACGGGTCCCGACCGACCACGGTGAACGGGCGGCCTGGGAGATCACCTGGGCCTAAGCTGTCAGCGGCGTCTCGTCTGGCCTGACGGGTGTTCGTCGCGACGTGATCGCTGGTCTCCGGGCGTTTTTGTGTTCTCCGACGATAGAGTGCGTATGCCACGCTTGACGATCGGTCGGGCCTTCGGGATCCCGATCCGTCTCGACATCACGTTCGTACTCGTCCTCCCATTGCTGGCCTGGCTCATCGGCTCGGAGGTCGGCAACTGGGTGGAGATCATCGACGCGATGGGCGTCAGCCTCGCCGCCGAGACCCTCGAAGCGGGCCTGACGCCGTGGATTCTGGGAACGGTCGCCGCGATCGGCCTGTTCGCTGGCGTCGTCGCTCACGAACTCGGGCACTCGCTGGTCGCGATGCACTACGGCTACCCCATCGAGTCGATCACGCTCTGGATCTTCGGCGGGATCGCGAAACTCGAAGAGATGCCCGAACACTGGAGTCAGGAACTCGCGGTCGCGCTCGCGGGCCCCGCGGTGAGCCTCGCGATCGCGGGACTCGCCTTTCTCGCCCTCCCGATCGTGCCCGTCTCGGGGACGATCACCGCCTCGATCGCGTTCGTGTTGGGCTATCTCGCCCTCATGAACCTCGTGCTCGCGGCGTTCAACCTCCTCCCTGGATTCCCGATGGACGGCGGGCGCGTCCTGCGTGCCCTCCTCGCCCGAACACGCCCGTACGCCCAGGCCACCCAGATCGCCGCTCGTGTCGGGAAGATGTTCGCGGTCGTGCTCGGCCTCCTCGGCCTGTTCGTGCTGGGGAATCTCTTCTTGGTCGCGATCGCATTCTTCATCTATCTCGGCGCGGCCGGTGAAGCCCAGATGACGGTGATGAAAGCGGCCTTCGAGGGCGTCGAGGTCCGGGACGTGATGACGCCCGCCGACCGGATTGCGACGGTCGACGCCGAGGCGACGGTCGCGGACCTCGTCGATCGGATGGTTCGAGAGCGCCACACGGGCTATCCCGTCGTCGAGGGCGACCGGATCCTCG belongs to Halococcoides cellulosivorans and includes:
- a CDS encoding CBS domain-containing protein, giving the protein MPRLTIGRAFGIPIRLDITFVLVLPLLAWLIGSEVGNWVEIIDAMGVSLAAETLEAGLTPWILGTVAAIGLFAGVVAHELGHSLVAMHYGYPIESITLWIFGGIAKLEEMPEHWSQELAVALAGPAVSLAIAGLAFLALPIVPVSGTITASIAFVLGYLALMNLVLAAFNLLPGFPMDGGRVLRALLARTRPYAQATQIAARVGKMFAVVLGLLGLFVLGNLFLVAIAFFIYLGAAGEAQMTVMKAAFEGVEVRDVMTPADRIATVDAEATVADLVDRMVRERHTGYPVVEGDRILGIVTLDDARAVREVEREAFTVREVMTTDLETIAPGEDAMSALTRLQSRNVGRLLVYEDDEFRGLITRSDLMTAFDVIQSSGWTSPETTLAGQRV